Proteins from a genomic interval of Niabella soli DSM 19437:
- a CDS encoding BamA/OMP85 family outer membrane protein, translating to MRFFIYRICIVTISIFAANHAFSQVDSTPVTSVDPRIEEFLQSSQQKEYTLSNVKITGVTYLDSTIVLSVAGLQKGQKFVYPGSDIFARAINNLWKQKLFANVEVYITSVDNDKVGVEIAILERPRLGSFKFEGVKKTEIEELTKKIGLVKQSILSENTRQNIKQVVKTYFEEKGFYDINTTLVETPDPVYKNSSALTIKIDKGKKVKIDEINFFGNDNVESAKLKKQMKGTKEMTRMSLYPSSYVSPYGPKQIYSFNEYMKDWGFLTGTKTLKVLDPYFRFKFFSSSKFNPKKYDEDKDKVLKYFNSKGYRDAQILADTQVIQNNKMYVDLKVMEGHKYYFGNITWKGNKEFSDTVLNAILKINKGDIYNATILNKRLGLEPSQDQYDITTLYNDKGYLFFNITPWETKIYNDTIDYEIRMVEGPIARIKNVNIMGNERTKDHVIRRELRTIPGELFSRTDLMRSIRELNTLNFFEQESINPQPVPNQADGTVDINWKLKEKSSDQLELSAGWGGGIGLTGTLGVTFNNFSIRNIWKKEAWDPLPVGDGQKLSLRVQSNGKIYRSYNASFTEPWLGGKKRNSLTISYNNSKYHMGGYDYSTNRYIFSDTSSLTVNGVSVGLGKQLKWPDDFFTINYIASFTRYDVRNMGLQYGLPFQTGKSNNLSFKIMLTRNSVSDPIFPRSGSELTASVQATPPYSLWGGSYKAGREYENVEYHKWRFGATWYVPLGRPKGDDKNRQFVLKLAAKYGFMGRYNKNLDYSPFERFQLGDAGMNTTYSLTGFDIIALRGYPIFTNSDPRVNPDNGSSSIYNNLFTIFNKYQAELRYPLVTNPSSTIYGLAFFEAANGWRDYKDYNPFRLRRAAGLGMRFYLPMFGLLGFDYGIGLDRLAPGQGLKNAGKFTFMLGFEPE from the coding sequence ATGCGCTTTTTTATTTACAGAATTTGCATTGTAACTATATCTATTTTTGCGGCTAATCATGCTTTTTCACAGGTTGATTCTACTCCGGTAACTTCGGTTGATCCGAGGATTGAGGAATTTCTTCAAAGCTCACAACAAAAAGAATATACGCTGTCTAATGTAAAAATCACCGGTGTAACTTATCTGGATTCTACTATTGTTTTATCAGTTGCGGGGCTCCAAAAAGGGCAAAAGTTTGTATATCCCGGTTCTGATATTTTTGCCCGTGCTATCAATAACCTTTGGAAACAAAAGCTTTTCGCCAATGTGGAAGTTTATATTACCAGTGTTGATAATGATAAAGTAGGAGTGGAAATAGCCATCCTGGAGCGCCCGCGCCTGGGAAGCTTTAAGTTTGAGGGGGTTAAAAAAACAGAAATCGAGGAACTGACAAAGAAGATCGGCCTGGTAAAACAATCGATCCTCTCCGAAAATACCCGGCAAAATATTAAACAGGTGGTAAAAACCTATTTTGAAGAAAAAGGTTTTTATGATATCAATACGACGCTGGTGGAAACACCTGATCCCGTTTATAAAAACTCCAGCGCGCTTACTATTAAAATAGACAAAGGCAAGAAAGTAAAAATTGATGAAATTAACTTTTTTGGCAATGATAATGTTGAGTCGGCCAAGCTGAAAAAGCAGATGAAGGGCACCAAGGAAATGACCCGGATGTCCCTGTATCCTTCTTCTTATGTAAGCCCTTATGGTCCCAAGCAGATCTATTCCTTTAATGAATATATGAAGGATTGGGGCTTTTTAACCGGCACCAAAACCTTAAAAGTACTGGATCCGTATTTCCGGTTTAAATTTTTCAGCTCCTCCAAATTCAATCCGAAGAAATATGATGAGGATAAGGATAAAGTGCTGAAGTACTTTAACTCCAAGGGCTACCGCGATGCCCAGATCCTTGCCGATACCCAGGTGATCCAGAATAACAAAATGTATGTGGACCTGAAGGTAATGGAAGGACATAAATACTATTTTGGGAACATCACCTGGAAGGGAAATAAAGAGTTTAGTGATACGGTGCTGAACGCAATACTTAAGATCAATAAAGGCGATATTTATAACGCTACCATTCTGAACAAGCGCCTGGGGCTTGAGCCCAGCCAGGATCAGTATGATATTACCACATTGTATAATGACAAGGGGTATCTTTTCTTTAATATAACTCCCTGGGAAACAAAGATATATAACGACACTATCGATTATGAGATCCGTATGGTTGAAGGCCCTATTGCCCGCATCAAGAACGTAAATATCATGGGGAATGAACGCACCAAGGACCATGTGATCCGCCGGGAACTGCGGACGATCCCCGGTGAATTGTTCAGCCGGACCGACCTGATGCGCTCTATCCGTGAACTGAATACCCTGAACTTTTTTGAACAGGAATCGATCAATCCGCAACCGGTGCCCAACCAGGCGGATGGAACGGTTGACATTAACTGGAAGCTGAAAGAAAAATCCTCCGACCAGTTGGAGCTTTCCGCCGGATGGGGCGGCGGTATTGGTTTGACCGGCACCCTGGGGGTAACCTTCAATAACTTTTCCATCCGTAATATCTGGAAAAAAGAAGCCTGGGATCCGTTGCCCGTGGGGGATGGACAAAAGCTGAGCCTGCGCGTTCAGTCGAACGGTAAAATTTACCGCTCTTACAACGCCTCGTTTACAGAACCCTGGCTGGGCGGAAAGAAAAGGAATTCGCTGACGATATCCTATAATAACAGTAAGTACCACATGGGTGGGTATGACTATAGTACCAACCGTTATATCTTCTCTGATACTTCTTCCTTAACCGTTAACGGCGTTAGCGTTGGTTTGGGTAAACAATTGAAATGGCCCGATGACTTTTTCACGATCAACTACATCGCTTCTTTTACGCGATATGATGTGAGGAATATGGGCTTGCAGTACGGATTGCCGTTTCAGACCGGTAAATCCAATAACCTGAGCTTTAAGATTATGCTTACCCGCAATTCCGTATCGGATCCTATCTTCCCCAGAAGTGGTAGTGAGCTGACGGCAAGCGTGCAGGCCACACCTCCGTATTCTTTATGGGGTGGCTCATATAAAGCAGGGAGGGAGTATGAAAATGTAGAATACCATAAATGGCGTTTTGGCGCCACCTGGTATGTTCCGCTGGGACGGCCTAAAGGCGATGATAAAAACCGGCAGTTTGTATTGAAGCTGGCAGCCAAATACGGTTTTATGGGCCGGTATAACAAAAACCTGGATTACTCACCATTTGAGCGTTTCCAGTTGGGTGACGCGGGCATGAATACCACTTATTCCTTAACAGGGTTTGACATCATTGCCTTGCGCGGTTACCCGATCTTTACCAACTCGGACCCTCGTGTAAATCCGGATAACGGAAGCTCCAGCATCTATAATAACCTGTTTACTATCTTTAATAAATACCAGGCAGAGTTGCGGTATCCGCTGGTTACAAACCCCAGCAGTACTATCTACGGATTGGCGTTCTTTGAAGCGGCAAATGGCTGGCGCGATTATAAGGACTA
- a CDS encoding TetR/AcrR family transcriptional regulator yields the protein MATTTRKRSSKKEEILKTAARMFREKGYTGTSMRDLAEKIGIEAASLYNHIQSKGEILDEIVFSIARDCQEQLENMNASETALQRIESLIRFHTKMMIDHFESYSVMVSEWIHLEEDKLSEFVSDRRRYVKKIETIVQEGIDNKEFKPVSPYVVVLNILSSVRGLEFWQKSAKTHTAEEIEENMVKHLIGGLKL from the coding sequence ATGGCTACCACAACTCGCAAACGTTCGTCAAAGAAAGAAGAAATTTTGAAAACTGCGGCCCGCATGTTCCGCGAAAAAGGTTATACCGGAACGTCTATGCGCGACCTGGCGGAAAAAATCGGTATTGAGGCGGCCAGTCTTTATAACCATATACAATCAAAGGGAGAGATCCTTGATGAGATCGTTTTTTCGATAGCCCGGGATTGCCAGGAGCAACTGGAAAATATGAACGCATCGGAGACGGCCCTGCAACGGATAGAATCACTGATCCGTTTTCATACCAAAATGATGATCGACCATTTTGAGTCTTACTCTGTGATGGTAAGCGAATGGATTCACCTGGAAGAGGATAAATTAAGCGAGTTTGTCAGTGATCGCCGCCGTTATGTAAAAAAGATTGAAACCATTGTTCAGGAAGGGATCGATAATAAAGAATTCAAACCGGTTTCTCCTTATGTAGTGGTATTGAACATTCTTTCTTCCGTACGGGGGTTGGAATTCTGGCAAAAAAGCGCCAAAACCCATACTGCAGAAGAAATAGAGGAGAATATGGTGAAGCACCTGATAGGTGGCCTGAAATTATAA
- a CDS encoding PfkB family carbohydrate kinase, whose product MSVITVGTMAFDAIETPFGKTNKIVGGSALYAAYAASYFVKPVQQLSIIGYDFPEEELGSLEERGVQLEGVEKVADKKSFFWSGRYHEDMNSRDTLVTDLNVLADFDPKVPDSYQGAEFLMLGNLMPKIQISVIEQLKQKPKLVVLDTMNFWMETALPDLEVVLKKVDLLMVNDSEARQLTQQHSLIKAAKKIREMGPKYLIIKKGENGALLFYEEKVFFAPAFPLEDVFDPTGAGDTFAGGFIGYLAKTNDISFQNMKKAIIAGSALASFCVEKFGNTRLRELTKEELNDRIRLFKELTHFETELSL is encoded by the coding sequence ATGTCAGTAATAACAGTTGGAACGATGGCTTTTGACGCCATTGAAACGCCCTTTGGGAAAACGAACAAAATTGTAGGTGGCTCGGCACTATACGCGGCTTATGCAGCGAGCTACTTTGTAAAACCCGTTCAGCAGCTTTCCATTATTGGCTATGATTTTCCGGAAGAGGAATTGGGATCGCTTGAGGAAAGAGGAGTGCAGTTGGAAGGGGTTGAAAAGGTGGCCGATAAAAAATCGTTCTTCTGGAGCGGGCGCTATCATGAGGACATGAATTCAAGAGATACCCTGGTTACCGATCTGAATGTGCTGGCCGATTTTGATCCGAAGGTGCCGGACAGCTACCAGGGCGCCGAATTCCTGATGCTGGGCAACCTGATGCCAAAAATACAGATCAGCGTTATTGAGCAATTGAAACAAAAGCCAAAACTGGTGGTGCTGGATACAATGAACTTTTGGATGGAAACCGCCCTGCCCGACCTGGAAGTGGTACTAAAAAAAGTGGATCTGCTGATGGTAAATGATTCTGAAGCCCGGCAGTTAACGCAGCAGCATTCGCTTATAAAAGCGGCCAAAAAGATCCGGGAAATGGGCCCTAAGTATTTGATTATCAAAAAAGGAGAAAACGGCGCTTTGTTGTTTTATGAAGAAAAGGTCTTTTTTGCCCCGGCTTTTCCGCTCGAAGATGTATTTGACCCCACCGGCGCTGGCGATACTTTCGCCGGTGGTTTTATCGGCTATCTGGCTAAAACCAATGATATCAGTTTCCAGAACATGAAAAAGGCGATCATTGCGGGCTCTGCCCTGGCCAGCTTCTGCGTTGAAAAGTTTGGCAATACCAGGCTCAGGGAGCTTACAAAAGAGGAACTGAACGACCGGATCCGGCTTTTTAAAGAATTGACCCATTTTGAAACAGAGCTTTCTCTGTAG
- a CDS encoding aspartate-semialdehyde dehydrogenase, whose protein sequence is MKVAVVGATGLVGTKMLQVLAERNFPVSELVPVASAKSVGKEVAFKGKQYKVVSMEDAIAAKPDVALFSAGGSTSAEWAPKFAAAGITVIDNSSAWRMDPKVPLVVPEINADILTSNDKIIANPNCSTIQMVVALAPLHKAYNAKRIVVSTYQSVTGTGVKAVSQLKGERQQEVAGATGDYEMAYKYPIDLNVIPQIDVFVDNGYTKEEMKMVNETKKIMRDDSIRVTATTVRIPVMGGHSEAVNIEFENEFDLADVRNLLETAPGVVVVDDLASQQYPMPKDAHEKDEVFVGRIRRDESQPKTLNLWVVSDNLRKGAATNAVQVAEYLAASNLI, encoded by the coding sequence ATGAAAGTAGCCGTTGTGGGTGCCACAGGTTTGGTGGGCACCAAAATGTTGCAGGTTTTGGCAGAAAGAAATTTTCCTGTATCTGAATTAGTTCCCGTTGCTTCAGCAAAAAGTGTGGGTAAGGAAGTAGCATTTAAAGGCAAACAATATAAAGTCGTAAGTATGGAAGACGCCATTGCTGCCAAGCCGGATGTGGCGCTGTTTTCAGCAGGCGGCAGCACTTCTGCCGAGTGGGCTCCGAAATTTGCAGCAGCCGGCATAACGGTTATTGACAACTCTTCCGCATGGCGGATGGACCCTAAAGTACCATTGGTGGTTCCGGAGATCAATGCTGATATATTGACCAGCAATGATAAAATAATTGCCAACCCCAATTGCTCTACTATTCAAATGGTGGTGGCCCTGGCGCCGCTGCATAAAGCCTATAATGCAAAACGCATTGTGGTTTCTACTTACCAGAGTGTTACCGGTACCGGCGTAAAGGCGGTGAGCCAGCTAAAAGGAGAACGGCAGCAGGAAGTGGCCGGCGCAACAGGGGATTACGAAATGGCGTATAAATATCCCATCGATTTGAATGTGATCCCGCAAATAGATGTGTTTGTGGACAACGGCTATACCAAGGAAGAGATGAAAATGGTTAATGAAACCAAAAAGATCATGCGCGATGATTCCATCCGGGTAACGGCAACCACCGTTCGTATACCGGTAATGGGCGGCCACAGCGAAGCGGTAAATATCGAATTTGAAAATGAATTTGACCTTGCCGATGTGCGCAATTTACTGGAAACAGCCCCTGGGGTAGTAGTGGTAGATGACCTGGCCAGCCAACAGTACCCCATGCCTAAGGATGCGCATGAAAAGGATGAAGTGTTCGTGGGGCGTATCCGCCGGGACGAATCGCAACCCAAAACCCTCAATCTGTGGGTGGTGAGCGATAATTTACGTAAGGGTGCCGCAACGAACGCTGTACAGGTAGCGGAATACCTGGCAGCAAGCAATCTGATATAA
- the pnuC gene encoding nicotinamide riboside transporter PnuC yields the protein MSYIEFFGVLTGLAATWLSAKARISSWPMGIVNVTLSFILYYQVQLYPDMLLQVFFFITNVVGWWRWSHPREGEADTKKELKVSYMNRRDRILTVSATLAGTLLLGNFAARLHEWLPGLFSAPSAYPFVDSFIMVLSILATFYMIQKKIECWVIWLLVDLVAAVLYYVKGIKFYSLEYFIFSGIVAFGLLHWIKEYRSYRSPFSIQQGD from the coding sequence ATGAGTTATATAGAATTTTTTGGTGTGCTTACCGGCCTGGCCGCTACCTGGCTTTCTGCAAAGGCCCGGATCAGCAGTTGGCCCATGGGTATCGTCAATGTGACGCTTTCCTTTATTCTTTACTACCAGGTACAATTGTACCCCGATATGCTGCTGCAGGTATTTTTCTTTATTACCAATGTGGTGGGCTGGTGGCGATGGTCGCACCCCAGGGAAGGCGAAGCTGATACAAAAAAAGAACTGAAGGTAAGCTATATGAACCGGCGCGACCGGATCCTTACCGTCTCCGCTACCCTGGCGGGTACTTTGCTGCTGGGCAATTTTGCCGCGCGTTTACATGAATGGCTCCCCGGGTTGTTCTCTGCGCCCAGCGCATATCCCTTTGTTGATTCCTTTATTATGGTTTTGAGTATTCTTGCCACTTTTTATATGATCCAGAAAAAGATAGAATGCTGGGTCATCTGGCTGTTGGTTGACCTGGTAGCTGCGGTTCTATACTACGTCAAGGGTATCAAATTCTACAGTTTGGAGTATTTTATTTTTAGCGGAATTGTTGCCTTCGGCCTGTTGCATTGGATAAAGGAGTATAGAAGTTATCGCTCACCGTTTTCAATTCAGCAGGGCGATTAA
- a CDS encoding isoprenyl transferase translates to MSDLADKIDKDRLPRHIAIIMDGNGRWAQEQGQDRLFGHYHGVESVRDIVEGCAELGIGYLTLYAFSTENWDRPQYEVTGLMELLVATIRKEAEVLHKNNIRLQVIGDMSMLPDYARQELNEALEMTAGNRGLNLVMALSYSGRWELLNAVKEIAGEVSRGGLKLENITQDTLQQHLCTYGFPDPELMIRTGGEYRISNFLLYQLAYAELHFTEVRWPDFRKANLYEAIIDYQNRERRFGKTSAQVTE, encoded by the coding sequence ATGTCAGATTTAGCAGACAAAATAGATAAGGACCGCCTGCCCCGTCATATAGCTATTATAATGGATGGGAACGGGCGGTGGGCGCAGGAGCAGGGGCAGGATCGCCTGTTTGGGCATTATCATGGGGTCGAGAGTGTGCGGGATATTGTGGAAGGGTGCGCGGAACTGGGCATTGGCTACCTCACTCTTTATGCCTTTAGCACAGAAAACTGGGACCGGCCCCAATACGAGGTAACAGGGCTGATGGAATTGCTGGTGGCTACCATCCGGAAAGAAGCAGAAGTACTGCATAAAAACAACATCCGCCTGCAAGTGATCGGTGATATGAGCATGCTGCCGGATTACGCCCGCCAGGAGCTAAATGAGGCGTTAGAGATGACCGCAGGAAACAGGGGGCTGAACCTGGTAATGGCATTAAGCTACAGTGGTCGCTGGGAGCTCCTTAATGCGGTAAAGGAAATAGCGGGGGAAGTAAGCCGCGGCGGGCTGAAGCTGGAAAATATCACCCAGGATACCCTGCAGCAACATCTTTGCACCTACGGATTTCCCGACCCGGAACTGATGATCCGTACCGGCGGCGAATACCGGATCAGCAATTTCTTATTGTACCAGTTGGCTTATGCCGAACTCCACTTCACCGAGGTGCGCTGGCCCGATTTCAGAAAAGCAAACCTTTACGAAGCGATCATTGACTATCAAAACCGGGAGCGTAGATTCGGCAAAACATCGGCTCAGGTAACAGAATAG
- a CDS encoding glycoside hydrolase family 25 protein, with the protein MATKRKRRKRKKGLSPDQWRLLLALFALALLLGVFFMLDWSRRFDVEVKRYPQFGIDIPVDYPIHGIDVSRYQQTILWTEVKAMRVDSLKIGFAFIKATEGEEDSDEQFKKNWSRARQARMIRGPYHYFIPSKDARKQAVNFIKNVTLSRGDLPPVLDVEQANNLAAGQIRAGVKIWLQLVEQHYKIRPILYTNPEFYEKYLGKDFDAYPLWVAHYFEKRKPKIKRDWLIWQHNNAGRVNGIATAVDFNVFNGDSAAFRSILVK; encoded by the coding sequence ATGGCAACCAAAAGAAAAAGAAGAAAACGCAAAAAAGGGCTATCTCCCGACCAATGGCGGTTGTTGTTAGCGCTGTTTGCGCTGGCATTGTTGCTGGGAGTCTTTTTTATGCTGGACTGGTCCCGCAGATTTGATGTGGAAGTAAAGCGCTACCCCCAGTTTGGTATCGATATCCCGGTAGACTATCCCATACATGGTATTGACGTATCACGTTATCAGCAAACCATTCTTTGGACCGAAGTAAAAGCAATGCGCGTCGATAGTTTAAAAATCGGTTTTGCCTTTATAAAAGCCACAGAGGGGGAAGAGGATTCGGACGAACAGTTTAAAAAAAACTGGAGCCGCGCACGCCAGGCCAGGATGATCCGCGGCCCGTATCATTATTTTATTCCGTCAAAAGATGCGCGGAAGCAGGCGGTGAACTTTATTAAGAATGTGACTTTATCCCGCGGCGACCTTCCGCCGGTGCTGGATGTGGAACAAGCCAATAACCTCGCAGCGGGTCAGATACGCGCCGGGGTTAAAATATGGCTGCAATTGGTGGAACAGCACTATAAGATCAGACCAATACTTTATACCAATCCCGAATTTTACGAAAAATATCTTGGAAAAGATTTTGATGCCTATCCCTTATGGGTGGCGCACTATTTCGAAAAAAGAAAACCGAAGATCAAACGTGATTGGCTAATCTGGCAGCATAACAATGCCGGTCGGGTAAACGGCATTGCTACTGCTGTTGATTTTAATGTCTTTAATGGAGATTCGGCCGCCTTTCGATCGATACTTGTAAAGTAA
- a CDS encoding c-type cytochrome, which yields MKKIVIGASIVLLAVACSPKASPSATAATIPEASAISSDATTVSAGQTIFTTKCTKCHKAKTEVVASKSYEDLRPILAAMVKKAKLSNDEIQQVSSYVYANSKK from the coding sequence ATGAAAAAGATAGTTATTGGCGCTTCTATTGTTCTTCTGGCGGTAGCCTGTTCGCCAAAGGCATCTCCTTCCGCTACGGCGGCTACCATACCCGAGGCCAGTGCCATAAGCAGTGACGCGACCACTGTTAGCGCGGGGCAAACGATCTTCACCACAAAATGTACCAAATGCCATAAGGCTAAAACAGAGGTTGTGGCATCTAAATCTTACGAAGATCTGCGACCCATATTAGCCGCAATGGTTAAAAAAGCGAAGCTATCTAACGATGAAATACAGCAGGTCTCTTCGTATGTTTATGCCAATTCAAAAAAATAA